The following are from one region of the Amycolatopsis sp. QT-25 genome:
- a CDS encoding AAA family ATPase, with product MATAYRGLDVDVVARFSERPRDLVDETARSWIEQCLLADRSLTDPSRDGVWNVNVLHDLDRRFNGNPLTSGEGGGTFTGKWAIQLERGSPELVLLAAEVLLVHFLFVNSVTYRGKVEVINATLDGTEVTLDPESLPMKAMAQGIAHPGIGFNTRRDLQVGYLIDFCLRLKQLDQDERAVLLKDPWALRDFADTTTMPLREMRHIVLHLLDPETFERISSGTHKREICTAFGDLVETAGVDVDEQLLAIRGKLTTLMPRGNAPGRAIDFYHPPLLGVWERAGDSGEGTGDLEALGWKKQIVLYGPPGTSKTYQARELAETIIRRAALSRWGFKNFIERTELVDSTVAANISWVQLHPGYGYPEFIRGLRLDGDRTRYHPGLLPAVVGRHRDQDLPDGLAPLPVVLVLDEINRTDLSAMFGEAFSLLEAGQRGRAVTLPGINPDEPPATLVLPEDLYLIGTMNEIDQSVETLDFALRRRFLWRECPFERETLLDIIQTRWESAVRDVRYDHAAEQLSRFADHAERLNTAISDSAVLGRAYHVGHTYFADIVFFLGTWLSTRKSRPANGAYLWRQPRDQPQPPLFDLWNRSLKPLLEQYLAGVDDRDEQMDRLRVAFLGQ from the coding sequence ATGGCAACGGCTTATCGCGGATTGGACGTCGACGTAGTGGCACGCTTCTCCGAACGACCTCGAGATCTTGTGGACGAGACAGCACGGTCGTGGATCGAGCAGTGTCTGCTCGCCGATCGATCGCTGACGGATCCCTCGCGCGATGGTGTCTGGAACGTCAACGTTCTGCACGATCTTGACCGCCGGTTCAACGGCAACCCGCTCACCAGCGGTGAGGGCGGTGGTACCTTCACCGGGAAATGGGCGATCCAACTCGAACGTGGGAGCCCCGAGCTGGTGCTGCTGGCCGCGGAAGTCCTGCTGGTGCACTTCCTGTTCGTCAACTCGGTCACGTATCGGGGCAAGGTCGAGGTCATCAACGCGACTTTGGACGGCACAGAGGTCACGCTGGATCCGGAGTCACTGCCGATGAAGGCGATGGCGCAAGGTATCGCCCACCCTGGTATCGGGTTCAACACGAGGCGAGACCTGCAGGTCGGCTACCTCATCGACTTCTGTCTGCGACTCAAGCAGCTTGACCAGGACGAGCGCGCTGTTCTGCTGAAGGATCCTTGGGCGCTGCGGGACTTTGCCGACACCACGACCATGCCACTGCGGGAGATGCGGCACATCGTGCTGCACCTGCTGGACCCGGAGACGTTCGAGCGTATCTCGTCGGGGACACACAAGCGTGAGATCTGCACGGCGTTCGGTGACTTGGTCGAGACGGCAGGCGTGGACGTCGATGAGCAGTTGCTCGCGATCCGGGGCAAGCTGACGACGCTGATGCCACGGGGTAATGCTCCGGGACGCGCGATCGACTTCTACCACCCACCGTTGCTGGGGGTGTGGGAGCGTGCCGGAGATTCGGGGGAGGGGACCGGGGATCTTGAGGCGCTGGGGTGGAAGAAACAGATCGTGCTCTACGGCCCACCGGGTACCAGCAAGACCTACCAGGCCCGCGAACTCGCCGAAACGATCATCCGCCGCGCGGCGCTGAGCCGCTGGGGCTTCAAGAACTTCATCGAGCGCACCGAGCTGGTCGACAGCACCGTGGCGGCGAACATCTCCTGGGTGCAGCTGCATCCCGGATATGGCTATCCGGAGTTCATCCGCGGGCTGCGCCTCGACGGTGACCGCACCCGCTACCACCCGGGACTCCTACCTGCCGTCGTCGGACGCCACCGCGACCAGGACCTGCCCGATGGCCTGGCCCCGCTGCCGGTGGTCCTGGTGCTCGACGAGATCAACAGAACCGACCTGAGCGCCATGTTCGGTGAGGCCTTCAGCCTGCTCGAGGCAGGACAACGCGGCCGTGCGGTCACCCTGCCCGGCATCAACCCGGACGAGCCACCTGCCACTCTCGTGCTGCCCGAGGACCTGTACCTCATTGGCACGATGAACGAGATCGATCAGTCGGTGGAGACGCTGGACTTCGCGTTACGCCGCCGCTTCCTGTGGCGGGAGTGCCCGTTCGAGCGTGAGACACTGCTCGACATCATCCAGACCCGCTGGGAGAGCGCTGTCCGGGACGTCCGGTACGACCACGCGGCCGAGCAGCTCTCGCGCTTCGCCGATCACGCCGAGCGGCTCAACACCGCGATCTCCGACTCCGCGGTCCTCGGCCGCGCCTACCACGTCGGCCACACCTACTTCGCGGACATCGTCTTCTTCCTCGGCACATGGCTCAGTACCCGCAAGAGCCGCCCCGCTAACGGCGCGTACTTGTGGCGTCAGCCCCGTGACCAGCCGCAGCCGCCGTTGTTCGATTTGTGGAATCGTTCGCTCAAGCCACTGCTGGAGCAGTACCTCGCCGGCGTCGATGACCGCGACGAGCAGATGGACCGCCTCCGTGTCGCTTTCCTCGGGCAATGA
- a CDS encoding IS256 family transposase: MTSELVSPRKRESKPARELSPEQAAAAAMVAEAKARGLALTGPDGLLKLFTKNVLETALNEEMTEHLGHEKNQADPDRESTNVRNGSRPKTVVSDAAGEVGINVPRDRESTFEPQIVKKRQRRLTEVDEIVLSLYAKGMTTGDISAHFAEIYGSSVSKETISRITDKVVAEMNDWASRPLDPVYVAVFIDAIHVKVRDGQVANRPVYAAIGVTVDGHKDVLGLWMGVGGEGAKFWMSVLIDLKNRGIRDVFFLVCDGLKGLPDVVTNVWPQAIVQTCIVHLIRNTFRLVSRRDWDAVKRDIKPIYTAPSPHAAAAALDEFEEKWGAKHAAVIRLWRNAWDEFTPFLDYDVEIRTMICSTNAIESLNARYRRAIRARGHFPTEQAAMKCLYLVTRSLDPTGTGRARWTMRWKPVINAFAITFGDRWPGAETY; the protein is encoded by the coding sequence ATGACATCGGAGCTTGTGAGTCCACGTAAGCGTGAGTCCAAGCCGGCGCGGGAGCTGTCGCCGGAGCAGGCCGCCGCGGCGGCGATGGTGGCTGAGGCGAAGGCTCGCGGGCTGGCGCTGACCGGCCCGGACGGGTTGCTGAAGCTGTTCACCAAGAACGTGCTGGAAACGGCACTGAACGAGGAAATGACCGAGCATCTGGGGCATGAGAAGAACCAGGCCGACCCGGATCGTGAGTCGACGAACGTGCGCAACGGCTCCCGGCCGAAAACGGTGGTCTCGGATGCGGCGGGCGAGGTCGGGATCAACGTTCCGCGGGACCGGGAGAGCACGTTCGAACCGCAGATCGTGAAGAAGCGGCAGCGTCGGCTGACCGAGGTGGACGAGATTGTGCTGTCGCTATATGCGAAGGGAATGACGACCGGGGATATCTCGGCGCATTTCGCCGAAATCTACGGGTCCTCGGTCAGCAAGGAAACGATCTCGCGGATCACCGACAAGGTCGTCGCCGAAATGAACGACTGGGCCAGCCGCCCGCTCGACCCGGTGTACGTCGCTGTGTTCATCGACGCGATCCACGTCAAGGTCCGCGACGGGCAGGTCGCCAACCGGCCCGTCTACGCCGCCATCGGCGTCACCGTGGACGGCCACAAGGACGTCCTGGGCCTGTGGATGGGCGTCGGCGGCGAGGGCGCGAAGTTCTGGATGAGCGTGCTGATCGACCTGAAGAACCGCGGCATCCGGGATGTGTTCTTCCTCGTCTGCGACGGCCTCAAAGGCCTGCCCGACGTCGTGACGAACGTCTGGCCGCAGGCCATTGTGCAAACCTGTATCGTCCACCTGATCCGCAACACCTTCCGGCTCGTTTCCCGCCGGGACTGGGACGCGGTGAAACGCGACATCAAACCCATCTACACCGCACCCAGCCCGCACGCTGCGGCGGCCGCTCTGGACGAATTCGAAGAGAAATGGGGCGCGAAGCATGCAGCGGTGATTCGTTTATGGCGCAACGCTTGGGATGAGTTCACGCCGTTCCTCGACTACGACGTCGAGATCCGGACGATGATCTGCTCCACGAACGCGATCGAGTCGCTGAACGCCCGTTATCGGCGGGCGATCCGTGCACGTGGACATTTCCCGACCGAGCAGGCCGCGATGAAGTGCCTGTACCTTGTGACCCGCAGCCTGGACCCGACCGGGACAGGCCGCGCTCGATGGACGATGCGTTGGAAGCCAGTGATCAACGCTTTCGCCATCACATTCGGTGACCGCTGGCCGGGAGCCGAGACCTACTGA
- a CDS encoding IS5 family transposase (programmed frameshift) — translation MVDRLSLRLVPDELWELVKPLIPAFTPRPQGGGTAPLDPRQVFTAIVYVLTSGCAWRDLPPSFGVPFQTAHRRFAQWTEAGLWRELHRVLLDELGSRGLLDWSRAIVDGASVRAKKGGSLTGPSPVDRGKPGSKIHVLSDRAGLPLTIAISAANTHDSLALKPLVMAIPAVKSHRGPRRRKPAKLHADKAYDQPALRHWVRDRGITVRIARKGIESADKLGKHRWVIERTMAWLTGYRRLTLRYERKAEHFLAFLTLGAALTCHKKLRKLTT, via the exons GTGGTTGATCGGTTGTCTTTGCGTCTTGTGCCGGATGAGCTGTGGGAACTGGTGAAGCCGTTGATCCCCGCGTTCACACCGCGTCCGCAGGGTGGTGGGACCGCGCCGTTGGATCCGCGGCAGGTGTTCACGGCGATCGTGTACGTGCTGACCAGCGGATGTGCTTGGCGGGATCTGCCGCCGTCGTTCGGCGTGCCCTTCCAGACCGCGCACCGCCGGTTCGCGCAATGGACAGAGGCCGGGCTATGGCGCGAGCTCCATCGTGTACTGCTTGACGAACTGGGCAGCCGGGGCTTGCTCGACTGGAGTCGTGCGATCGTGGACGGCGCCTCCGTCCGCGCGA AAAAAGGGGGATCTCTGACCGGCCCCAGCCCGGTCGACCGAGGTAAACCCGGCTCGAAAATCCACGTCCTGTCCGACCGTGCCGGCCTGCCGCTCACGATCGCGATCTCCGCCGCGAACACCCACGACTCGCTCGCGCTCAAACCCCTGGTGATGGCGATCCCCGCGGTCAAGTCCCACCGAGGCCCGCGACGCCGCAAGCCCGCCAAGCTGCACGCCGACAAGGCCTACGACCAGCCCGCGCTCCGACACTGGGTCCGCGACCGCGGCATCACAGTCCGCATCGCCCGCAAAGGCATCGAATCCGCGGACAAACTCGGCAAACACCGCTGGGTGATCGAGCGAACCATGGCCTGGCTCACCGGATACCGCCGCCTCACCCTGCGCTACGAACGCAAAGCCGAACACTTCCTCGCCTTCCTTACCCTCGGAGCCGCCCTCACCTGCCACAAGAAACTCCGAAAGCTCACCACGTAA
- a CDS encoding AAA family ATPase — translation MSRKPSLTFAGALRILGQHEPKTIGKLDKVLGGTVLAAGAAAVISGGGAALAPAALLAAVWSWVDQKNEATRLLRGLVGKLSDRMAGVKGVARRDLIIAAHSTIAAAAFFEVLEENLGTRRMRELAITDEERRLLTIGARKQDTLDYYDFVYWSVIPAPSSTCGFQENLANVSRWVEAAIARSRGFFIGLTTGSGVGAVLGTAFREQVLDRYHWHYLALAEKVPEFAFWAVLNEHAATRHRFEALNTDVRTALGSHGRALAQVQVLLGLVSDRRAAVSRQREGLRSANVGLLATLIVPSDTERYDADVVFPTIERAFVTPHYRIVAHDKDSRVADERWWADQPVGQDLELMLAAHFTSVDSTSVPMLLLGHPGAGKSILTKVLAARLPAEEYTVVRVPLRGVSAGAPIADQIQQALDIASNNRLQWQALSDQADTVLVVLLDGLDELLQAAEFDRSEYLREVMEFQRIEGEQNRPVAVVVTSRTVVADRVDVPNGAAVVKLDEFDDGQVARWLGEWRAANLLAIQSGTVRELTAAEALHQADLVRQPLLLLMLALYAADPRSPKLDAVLSKSALYERIFDSFARREVRKRALGRLSHQELERRVSDQVFRLAVAALAMFNRGLQSVQESDLRSDLTALTGQGNLRNDERAKLLGEFFFVHAPEAMMRTTERSYEFLHATFGEYLVAQHGLGELAALANAAYGGRYQERTPNDEALFALLSHHAWAARPSIGDFAKEIFAEMSPDEQDHIRRALLDLLRSFRQRQRSAVFDAYRPTPFDLVRQLAVYSANLTTLSILFSDPEIGLPLVDVFGYDQAEALVNWQSLLSLWRSGLDRDSWLALLSSLNLESNTALVDREPEFHSFEMPGGDEYWAAKVSGDDVHASRIRRGIALVDGAQFYNQGPTWADEMLTLLQFDVLSVHGSNESLLIVDPPENTPYADIESVGKVLVMMLRVCAQSLSAEFATKVVQSLARYPEPFEISPSDVLAIAYKHPEVLLRTPRFQDQGFYANVKEALQAVLDNGKHALGPELHVQWEELRTRLLGKDVPERYSYDQLREVLGNF, via the coding sequence GTGTCTCGCAAGCCCTCCCTCACGTTCGCCGGCGCGTTGCGCATCCTTGGCCAGCACGAGCCAAAAACGATTGGCAAGCTCGACAAGGTGTTGGGTGGAACTGTCCTTGCTGCGGGAGCCGCAGCCGTGATCAGTGGTGGTGGTGCGGCGCTCGCGCCTGCGGCCCTTCTGGCCGCGGTATGGAGCTGGGTGGACCAGAAGAATGAGGCCACGCGGTTACTGCGGGGTTTGGTCGGTAAGTTATCGGACCGGATGGCTGGTGTTAAAGGTGTGGCGCGCCGTGACCTGATTATCGCCGCGCACAGCACCATCGCTGCTGCCGCGTTCTTCGAGGTGCTAGAGGAGAACCTTGGCACTCGACGGATGCGTGAGCTGGCTATTACCGACGAGGAACGACGGCTGCTCACTATCGGCGCGCGCAAGCAAGACACCCTGGATTACTATGATTTCGTCTACTGGTCAGTGATCCCAGCTCCTTCGTCAACGTGTGGCTTTCAGGAGAACTTGGCCAACGTGTCTCGCTGGGTCGAGGCGGCGATAGCGAGGTCGCGCGGCTTCTTCATCGGTCTCACCACCGGCTCAGGAGTCGGCGCGGTGTTAGGCACAGCCTTCCGCGAGCAAGTCTTGGACCGCTATCACTGGCACTACCTGGCGCTGGCCGAGAAAGTCCCGGAGTTTGCGTTCTGGGCTGTCCTCAACGAACATGCCGCCACTAGGCACCGCTTCGAAGCGCTCAACACCGACGTGCGGACCGCTCTGGGGTCGCATGGGCGAGCGCTCGCTCAGGTTCAGGTTCTGCTCGGCCTGGTCTCCGACCGTCGCGCGGCTGTCAGTCGGCAGCGCGAGGGGCTGCGTAGCGCGAATGTGGGTCTTCTCGCCACGCTCATCGTGCCGAGCGATACTGAGCGCTACGATGCTGACGTCGTTTTTCCGACGATCGAGCGAGCCTTTGTGACTCCACATTACCGGATTGTGGCGCACGATAAGGACAGCCGGGTCGCGGATGAGCGCTGGTGGGCGGACCAACCGGTCGGGCAGGACCTAGAGCTGATGCTTGCTGCGCATTTCACCTCGGTCGATTCCACGTCCGTGCCGATGCTGCTGCTGGGGCATCCCGGTGCGGGCAAGTCCATCCTGACGAAGGTCCTCGCGGCTCGGTTGCCAGCAGAGGAGTACACCGTGGTTCGCGTGCCGTTACGTGGCGTGTCGGCCGGTGCGCCGATTGCCGATCAGATCCAGCAAGCCCTGGATATTGCGAGTAACAACCGACTGCAGTGGCAGGCGCTATCCGACCAGGCCGACACCGTCCTGGTGGTCCTGCTAGATGGCCTTGACGAGCTGCTTCAGGCAGCCGAATTTGACCGTAGTGAGTATCTGCGGGAGGTTATGGAGTTCCAGCGGATCGAAGGCGAGCAGAACCGGCCAGTGGCGGTCGTCGTGACGTCTCGGACCGTAGTAGCTGACCGGGTGGACGTGCCGAATGGTGCGGCGGTGGTCAAACTTGATGAATTCGACGACGGCCAGGTCGCCAGATGGCTCGGCGAGTGGCGTGCCGCGAACCTACTGGCGATCCAGTCGGGGACGGTACGCGAGCTGACTGCTGCCGAGGCGCTTCACCAGGCTGACTTGGTCAGACAGCCGCTGCTGCTGCTCATGCTCGCCCTCTACGCCGCCGATCCGAGGTCGCCAAAGCTCGACGCAGTCTTGTCGAAGTCGGCGCTATATGAGCGGATCTTCGACAGTTTCGCCCGGCGTGAGGTGCGTAAGCGCGCGCTCGGCCGACTGAGTCATCAGGAGCTGGAACGTCGTGTGTCCGATCAGGTCTTCCGATTGGCTGTCGCGGCGCTAGCCATGTTTAACCGCGGTTTGCAGAGCGTGCAGGAGTCTGATTTGCGGTCCGACCTAACGGCGTTGACGGGACAAGGCAATCTTCGCAACGACGAGAGAGCTAAATTGCTCGGTGAGTTCTTTTTTGTCCACGCGCCCGAGGCGATGATGCGGACGACGGAACGTTCCTACGAGTTCCTGCATGCCACCTTCGGCGAGTACTTGGTGGCACAGCACGGGCTAGGTGAGCTGGCTGCATTGGCCAACGCCGCCTACGGGGGCCGCTACCAAGAGCGGACTCCCAATGACGAGGCGCTGTTCGCCCTGCTCTCTCATCACGCCTGGGCTGCGAGACCGTCCATCGGCGACTTCGCGAAAGAGATCTTCGCAGAGATGTCGCCGGACGAGCAGGACCACATCCGTCGCGCGCTGCTGGACCTGCTCAGGTCGTTCCGGCAGCGGCAACGCTCTGCGGTGTTTGATGCCTATCGCCCGACGCCGTTTGACTTGGTGCGGCAGCTGGCGGTCTACTCAGCGAATCTGACCACGCTGTCGATCCTGTTCAGCGACCCCGAGATCGGACTCCCTCTAGTGGATGTGTTCGGCTACGACCAAGCCGAGGCATTAGTGAACTGGCAGTCACTGCTGTCGCTGTGGCGGTCCGGTCTGGACCGCGATAGCTGGCTGGCGCTACTATCCTCGTTGAACCTGGAAAGTAACACCGCGCTGGTAGACCGCGAACCGGAGTTCCACAGTTTCGAGATGCCCGGCGGGGATGAGTACTGGGCGGCTAAGGTCAGTGGCGACGATGTGCACGCCTCAAGAATCAGACGAGGGATTGCTCTAGTTGATGGCGCGCAGTTCTATAATCAAGGTCCAACTTGGGCGGACGAGATGCTCACGTTGCTGCAATTCGACGTACTCTCTGTGCATGGCTCAAATGAATCGTTACTAATCGTCGACCCGCCGGAAAATACCCCTTACGCAGATATCGAGTCTGTTGGGAAAGTGCTGGTCATGATGTTGCGTGTTTGTGCCCAATCGCTATCCGCTGAGTTCGCAACTAAGGTAGTGCAGAGTCTGGCTAGATATCCAGAACCTTTCGAAATTAGCCCGAGTGATGTGCTTGCGATCGCATACAAGCATCCGGAGGTTCTATTGCGCACCCCGCGGTTCCAGGATCAGGGTTTCTACGCTAATGTGAAAGAGGCGCTCCAGGCGGTTTTAGATAATGGCAAGCATGCTCTTGGTCCTGAGCTTCACGTGCAATGGGAGGAGTTGCGAACCCGGCTTCTCGGAAAAGATGTGCCCGAGCGATACTCCTACGATCAGTTGAGAGAGGTGCTCGGCAATTTCTGA
- a CDS encoding ImmA/IrrE family metallo-endopeptidase yields the protein MPVSPSRLTLARALRGQTLAELGRQTGLSPQTINRWEKGHQEPTPEYLGRLAGALRLPVEFFTQPEIEPVPVDAVSFRAVTKTPAFRRDAVLAAGGIAREIATWISERFRLPAADVPSLNLPPDASFHDVETIALRVRGQWDLDQRPIPNMVHLLEARGVRVFSLVQEVRDVDAFSFYMENEPFVFIDTGKTAERQRFDAAHELGHLVMHQGPERVQSREAERQADRFAAAFLMPRADVLACNLRNAGPDQLIDASRRWRVSAMALAHRLGELGLLTEWGYRSACVELAKRGYRRSEPGSHLVPESSQILEKVFAHLRANGSGVKAIIESTKLTSEEFNRHVFGLAKTVSLGGSDGLVVTARPNRSHLQLVDG from the coding sequence GTGCCCGTCTCACCGTCCCGTCTCACGTTGGCGCGCGCCCTGCGCGGACAGACGCTGGCCGAGCTGGGACGCCAGACGGGCCTGAGCCCCCAGACGATCAACCGCTGGGAGAAGGGCCACCAGGAGCCGACCCCGGAGTACCTCGGCCGGTTGGCCGGGGCTCTTCGGCTGCCGGTCGAGTTCTTCACGCAACCCGAGATCGAACCGGTCCCGGTCGACGCCGTGAGCTTCCGCGCCGTCACCAAGACCCCGGCGTTCCGCCGCGACGCTGTGCTCGCGGCCGGCGGCATCGCCCGCGAGATCGCGACCTGGATCTCTGAGCGCTTCCGGCTGCCCGCCGCCGACGTCCCCTCGCTCAACCTGCCCCCCGACGCGTCCTTCCATGATGTCGAAACGATCGCCCTGCGGGTCCGCGGCCAGTGGGACCTCGATCAGCGGCCGATCCCGAACATGGTGCACCTGCTCGAAGCCCGCGGTGTCCGCGTGTTCTCCCTCGTGCAGGAGGTCCGCGACGTCGACGCCTTCTCCTTCTATATGGAGAACGAGCCGTTCGTCTTCATCGACACCGGAAAAACCGCGGAACGGCAGCGGTTCGACGCGGCCCACGAACTCGGCCACCTCGTCATGCACCAAGGACCCGAACGCGTGCAGAGCCGGGAAGCCGAACGTCAGGCCGACCGCTTCGCCGCCGCCTTCCTGATGCCCCGAGCCGACGTCCTCGCGTGCAACCTCCGCAATGCCGGCCCCGACCAGCTCATCGACGCCAGCCGCCGGTGGCGGGTGTCAGCTATGGCGCTCGCCCACCGGCTCGGAGAACTCGGGCTGCTCACCGAATGGGGCTACCGCAGTGCCTGCGTCGAGCTGGCCAAACGCGGCTACCGCCGCAGCGAACCTGGTAGCCATCTCGTCCCCGAATCATCACAGATCCTGGAGAAGGTCTTCGCGCACCTGCGCGCGAATGGGTCAGGTGTCAAAGCGATCATCGAGAGCACCAAACTCACCTCCGAAGAGTTCAACCGGCACGTCTTCGGCCTGGCGAAGACCGTCAGCCTGGGTGGTTCTGACGGGCTGGTCGTGACTGCGCGCCCGAACCGCAGTCACCTGCAACTGGTAGACGGCTAG
- a CDS encoding serine/threonine-protein kinase, with amino-acid sequence MAEQDRLGAEFVGIRGDRYSIVSRIAPGRRGTIVYRALKNPVTTVAENAGEPVAVKAIPHSARSHDFAAWYRDGRLIEREWDISQELRRLSHDHLLLLEDRAVDGDIEYHVMPLAEETLSAKVGTLSDAQILAVVRELAHGLIELAAASVVHRDIKPSNVLFWNDRWRLADFEISQDLKRENTATWTGSGTRNYQAPEIFTAGRENMLSDLYSLGCLVYELRTGQPPFADATDIPGAHLSAAPAPIADIDPQLGQLIHLLLAKRPAARPQSPEEVLRLARPSTTPSPLRQQFRKLAARYAREISERSVAEARQDRRRRLTGEAIVRLDSLLAQATRELESTPMDVVFRKDEHASSWFIRLYGHQLSIILVDGSDRVDDIVCMGVLHVLAEGERARRYATANVVCEEADGIPRWSLLRFTANGLAVESDRIGRQGRWVGLKESDLWMAWAHRKDAVAPAILSRTNLTVDVLLETLLTEAESGSNP; translated from the coding sequence ATGGCTGAGCAGGACCGGTTGGGCGCCGAGTTCGTCGGCATACGTGGCGACCGGTATTCGATCGTGTCGAGAATCGCCCCGGGCCGTCGCGGCACGATCGTGTACCGCGCGTTGAAGAACCCTGTGACGACGGTAGCCGAGAATGCTGGCGAGCCCGTCGCGGTCAAGGCCATTCCCCATAGTGCACGTAGCCACGATTTCGCCGCGTGGTACCGGGACGGTCGCTTGATCGAACGGGAGTGGGACATCTCCCAGGAGCTCCGCCGACTCAGTCATGATCATCTACTGCTGCTTGAGGACCGCGCTGTAGACGGGGACATCGAGTACCACGTCATGCCGCTGGCCGAAGAGACCCTCAGCGCGAAGGTCGGCACACTAAGCGACGCCCAGATCCTGGCGGTCGTACGCGAGTTGGCTCACGGACTCATCGAGCTCGCTGCTGCCTCGGTAGTACACCGCGACATCAAACCGTCCAACGTGTTGTTCTGGAATGACCGGTGGCGACTCGCCGACTTCGAGATCTCGCAGGACTTGAAACGCGAGAACACAGCCACGTGGACGGGGTCGGGTACACGGAACTATCAGGCCCCGGAGATCTTCACCGCAGGTCGGGAGAACATGCTCTCTGACCTCTATTCGCTGGGATGCCTGGTGTATGAGCTGCGTACGGGTCAGCCTCCCTTCGCCGATGCGACTGATATCCCGGGAGCTCATCTCAGCGCGGCTCCCGCACCGATCGCCGACATCGATCCCCAGCTTGGCCAGTTGATCCACCTGCTGCTCGCGAAACGACCGGCAGCACGTCCGCAGAGCCCGGAGGAAGTCCTCCGGCTCGCCCGACCGAGCACCACGCCGTCCCCACTGCGGCAACAGTTCCGCAAGCTGGCCGCCCGCTACGCCCGCGAGATCAGCGAGAGAAGCGTGGCCGAAGCCCGGCAGGACCGGCGGCGGCGCCTCACCGGAGAGGCCATTGTCCGGTTGGACAGCCTGCTTGCCCAGGCGACCCGGGAGCTCGAGTCGACGCCGATGGACGTGGTGTTCCGCAAGGATGAGCACGCGAGTTCGTGGTTCATCCGGCTCTACGGGCACCAGTTGTCGATCATTTTGGTGGATGGCAGCGATCGCGTGGACGACATTGTGTGCATGGGTGTCCTGCACGTCTTGGCGGAGGGCGAGCGCGCCCGCCGATACGCGACCGCGAACGTAGTGTGCGAAGAAGCCGATGGGATACCCCGCTGGTCGCTCCTCCGGTTCACCGCGAACGGTCTCGCCGTGGAGAGCGACCGCATCGGCCGGCAGGGACGCTGGGTGGGTCTCAAGGAGAGCGATCTGTGGATGGCGTGGGCACACCGGAAAGACGCGGTCGCGCCCGCGATCCTGAGCCGAACGAACCTCACTGTGGACGTGTTATTGGAGACCCTTCTCACCGAAGCCGAATCTGGTAGCAACCCCTAA